In Citrus sinensis cultivar Valencia sweet orange chromosome 3, DVS_A1.0, whole genome shotgun sequence, the sequence TGCATGTCTAAATCTGAACAGAGCATGCCTTTCATCTTAGGACAGGACCTGATGGTGGTTCATTTCAAAGCCAATACCAATGTAGTTTTCTGAAACGACTTCTTATTTAAGAAGAACATTTGCAGTGTGTCCTTCTGGTGGTAATGAAAACCATTATTGGAGGGGTGAGATTCCATTATTTTAGCGCCGTAAGGTTTGATCTTGTCTGTACAGTTGAATTGAAGCCCAATTGGTAATTGATTTCATTGGAGGAGGAGAAAAGTCGGCGTTAATGTCCCCAATAATAGACTATTATTCAtagtgaattttattttttcagagCTGGATTCTTTTCCTacctccttttctttctttgtgttATAGCCTCTGCAATAATCCGCGTGTATGCTATCACAAGTCTTCTAATGAAATACTTTGTGATTTTGTGAAAGTACCCCCAACGTTGGCCTTCAATAATAGCAGGCTATGCGAAATGCTGGGACTTTGAAGACTTCGGGGAGAAGCATTTTTATTCGTTGCCGTAACAGAATATGACGGTAATTCTGAAAATATTCTGAAATTAGACATTAATACATGCCAAGGCTTTGTTACCCGCGGCCGTGGCCCGTGGGGTAAACAAGCCTGTCCGGTTGTCATGTAGTTAGCCCATCGTTGgatgacaaacaaaaaaaatcctatGACTAAAGTACGGACAGATGTTACAAGAAGTAGACGGCTATTCTGGCAAAGAATAGGTAAAAGATTGGGAAACAGATATGCCTCAAGGTCCAGGGAGGAGCAAGAAACAGCCTACAAGGCTAATGGACTGTTAACTTCAGTGAGCTCCGCGGGAGCAATAACTTGGTTGGttgaacaaaatataaaaagagcaGAGGAGAGAAAAGGACAAGAAATAAGAGGAAATAAGATGAATTCtatatctaattaaaaaataacaatgaaaataagattgattctttttcttctcttattttcttttttttttttccattcatTTCCTCTCTTAGTACTTCTTCCAACCAAACATAGGTGAGAAACAATTTTTGTGCAACATAGTAGACAATGAGAAGGTTAAAAGCGGAGAACAAATAATTGGTAGCACCAAACAACATTACATCTGAAAACCCGGGGGTAAGGCAGCTGGATCCATAAACACAATCTATTATATTGTTCATATTCTTCAGAaattctacaaaaataaaacacaagtatttctctataaaaaaaaaaaaaagaatatcgAACAGTAACAGTAATCTGCTAAATTGAGCAGTAAACTAAAACGTCTAACTTATAGTTGTTCCCCattggaaaaaagaaacaaatttatcaaagaatttaaaaattaacaaacatttAGAATCTCATTTTTAATCTGTCACCATCAGTGTCGAATCTAAAAATTCTTCCAACCCATTATCTTATGCAGTCTTTTCCTTCTTCCCACTTAATCTTCTATTCCTCCCCACAAATTTAAGAACTTCATCAATAAGAATCACAGGAGCCGAAACCAGAATGACCAAAAACCATTCATTCAGATTCAAAGGAACAACGCCAAACACGTCTGCCAAGAATGGAACATAAAGTATGAGGCAATGGAGTCCTAATGAGACTGACATGGCAACTAAAAGCCAAGGGTTCCTCCAAGGTGGCATTGTAACCAAACTGTTGTCTTCAGAGAGTGCATTCAAGGAATTGAACATCTCAATTGCCACCAATACAGAAAGTGACAGAGTCATTGCCTTAACTTTACCGATGGTAAAATAGTCACAAGGGTTGGAGAAAGTTATCATCTGACCCCCACCAACTGCGTATGGAGCTACGGTGAAATTAGACCATGTTGAGCACTCTCCCCAATTGCGGAGCTGAGGAAGAGTCACAAGTGTATGTCCATCGCCTACAAGGTTGATACCCATAAATGAACCTTTCGTATACCATAAGACGAATATGCCTACAGTTGCAATTCCCACATAAGAACCAATTACCTGTCATTAAAAACAGAAAGATAGTAAGAACCATCCTGCTTGCCTAATAATCACACAAATCTTttgaagttttatttaaatattttgcagGAGGATAGCTTCtgctttttcatttgttataTTCAGGAACATGTCATTAACTATCTTGCACTTCATTTTGCTTCATGATCTTGAAAAGTTGACAATATCTTTAACATTGTTATACTAACAAGTAATGCAGAAGAACCAAATGCCACTAAAGTTCTGATTAAGAATAAGAATGTTGATCAATGCTAACCAAGTAACGCAGAAGAACCCATGAATTTATCAGAGCATCATCAATTTTCCGGGGTGGTTTCTGCATTATATCAACATCAGCAGGGTTGAAACCAAGGGCAGTGGCTGGAGGACCATCAGTAACCAAATTTACCCACAGAAGCTGCACAGGTATCAGACATTCTGGTATGCCCAGAGCCGCTGTCAAGAATATCGATATCACCTCTCCAACATTGGATGATATCATATACCTGAAGGTTTTGAACACTTGAATAAGACATCTATAAACTAATCGAAGGAAGAAGATGATATAATAGAGATGTACCTGATAAAAGCTTTCATGTTATTATAGATTGAGCGACCCTCGGCTACAGCTGAAACAATGCTGCCAAAATTATCATCTGCCAAAACCATATCCGAAGCTTCTTTTGCAACCTGGAACAGTAAACATAGAGGGTTTCCATAGTTGGAAGAAAATCAGGCCCTTAGTTTTACTTAAAAAGTTATACTATGGTTGCAAGATATTAGTTCTATTGGCAACTCTATATTCACTGCCCACTGCCTTTGGGCTAGCACATAAATGCAACAAAgcttaaaaattcatattactTCAGTTCCAGTGATGCCCATAGCAACTCCAATGTCAGCCAATTTCAGTGCAGGAGCATCATTTACACCGTCTCCCGTCATTGCAACAACTTCCCCCATCTCCTTTAGCATCCTCACAATTTCTTGCTTATGCCTAGGCTCAGCACGGGAAAACACCTTTCCTCCATGTTTAGATAAAGCTTCGATTTGTTGTGTAGAAGAAAGAGCCATGAACTCCTTACCCGTAAAACTTCTCCCTGTAAGATCCTCATTTccagaaaataatttaatttgccTACAAATTGCCTCAGCTGTGGACTTATTGTCTCCAGTTATCACCATAACTTCAATCCCAGCTCCACGACAAtcatcaattgctttatcaactCCACCACGAGGAGGGTCCTGTTGAATGTGTTTAGTAAGAATCTAATATAGACATTAATTGATGTGAAGCACAAGTACTATGGCATTTACTTACTCTCAGACCAACAACCCCGACAAAGACCAAGTCACTTTCAATGGTGGAGTAGCACGATGGATCGAGCAACTTCTTGTGTGCTGGATGACTCTCAGAATAGTAGTCTGAAAACTCTCCCAACTCATCCTTGTATGCCATTCCTAAGCATCGCAGCCCCTTTGAACTCATCTCCAAATGTCTTGAAAGCATTAGTTGCCAACATGGTTCATCTAATGGAACAACAGATCCATCAGCAAGCTGCACATGTGAACTGCGCTCCAGTAAACTCTCAACAGAACCCTGCAAATCAGACCATTAAATAAAGCATATAAGAGCCATCCGGTTTCCAAGATTTCATGCTAATTGTAAAAGTCAGCCAGCCGTCTCTgcagaaaataacaaaaaattggaGCCTAAAACTTCCATTTGCTTATTTACTGCCCTAGCAAATGCAAAAATATAATGCATCATGCCTCTTTTGATTCAGTTTTGTACCAACTTTCTGTTTGAATGGATTATACTCacaagttttaaaatcaaaagaataaGATATCCACACATATTAGTGTTTTCATTAATTGTCACTTAATcaacagaaaacaaaatcaaagtgAAAACAATACTATCATACTAATTTCTACATAGTTACTTCTCTTACAATGAAGttggaatttaataaaatatggcAGTCACCTTGACGAGTAATTGATTATGCCCAGTAGGCTCGCGGACAATAACACTCATCGATTTTCTAATGCGATCAAACTCCAATGTGGCAACCCTCTTTGATCTTTTTGTCCACCACTCACAACAGCctatatttgaatatattattGGATGAGATCAAGAAATTCATGTTGTAATTGAAgagcttaaataaattttccacTCACCTAATCTAACCGTGCTGCTGTCGATCAAATAGTTTGCAGCAAGTTGTGTATCACTGATCTTGTTCCTTCCTTTAACATCCGGAAAACCCATCTTTTCAACCAAAACCTTTAAAGCTGCTTCAGTGGGCAAACCTGTAGCTCGAAAGAGAGGGCCATCACAGTAAACCCCAGCATCATTACAAACAGCACATATCTTTGCCATTGCTTGCAAGTTAGCATCCATATTGTAGCATGGCCAATCAACAATTCCACCATCTTTAGGATCATAAGTTGTGCCTTCAACATGGAAAATTCTGGAAATAGTAGTTTTCCTGCCCAAAGTGAAAAATTCAGTCACAGACATCTGATTTGTAGTCAGTGTCCCAGTTTTATCTGAACAAATCACAGTTGTGCATCCCAAAGTTTCTACACTAGGAAGTTTCCGAACAATAGCATTCTTTTGTGCCATTTTCCTGGTACCAAGAGCTAAGCAAGTTGTAATTACAGCAGGAAGGCCTTCAGGGATTGCAGCTACAGCCAATGCAACAgctattttgaaataataggTACActtctcaaaagaaaattggacATTTGCTGGCCATCCATCGACAACATCccatgaaagaaaatttctgtAATTCATAATCCAGACAACAAGGCAAACCAGCCCAATTGCGGTAGTAAGCCTGTTGCCAAATTCGTCCAGCTTCTTTCTCAATGGGGTGTCGCTCTCTTCCAAAGATGCATCATGTATTTGCTTCTGTATCTTCCCAATCTCAGTGTTCATTCCGGTGTTTATAACAATACAAACACAACTCCCATTCACAACTGTCGTGCCTGCAAAAACCATATTTTCTTTGGCTTGCAACTCGCAGTCATCCAAAAACACAGGACTAGTACCTTTTAAAATAGGCATTGCCTCTCCAGTCAATGAACTCTGTTCAACTCTCAAACTAGAAGTTTTCAATGCTGCAACTCTCATGTCAGCAGGGACTTTGTCCCCAACCCCCAGTTCCACAATATCCCCAGGAACAAGACCTATTGCTGGCAAGTCAGGTACAAGATACCCATCTCTCAAAACCTTTCCAGATTCACATTGGATCTTTTTGAGGGCTTCAAGAGCCTTTTCAGCATTGCTCTCTTGCCACACCCCAACAATTGCATTAAGAACCAAAATCAGCACTATCACCAATGGTTCTACGTAGTCCTCAAAACCAGAATCCCCAGAATCACTACTATGAAAATAAGCTAAAATGAAAGATATAAAAGCTGCAACAAGAAGTATCTTCACAAGTGTATCATCAAATTGTTCTAACACGAGCTGCCATAGAGGTTTCCCTTTCTCCTTGTCAAGCTCGTTCCATCCGTACCTCTCCCGCCGCTTTTCCACCTCACGAGAACTCAGACCCTTATCTAGTTTCACATTGTACTCTTTCAAACACTGCTCTACAGTCCATGACCAAGCAGGAAATGGTTTTTCCTCCATGGTATTCTAAATTTGGGGTTCAATCTATCTCTCcaaaccgaaaaaaaaaataaataaataaaaacatcaaCTTCCTGCAAAACTGTTCAAACACATGAAGCAAAATTCAGCAAAACCATATAAATAAAGCTATGATTCCATaccagaaaaaagaaaagaaaggaacaCACAGCAcataagaaaaattgaagttttaGAAATGAAAACAGACAACAACCATGAATTACAAACACAATtacaatcctttttctttaacaCCAAAACTAACCACCAcccacaaaataaatgaataaataacaCAGTAAGGGTGGTTCAACAAACCCAAAGGATAAATAAACCGGATACGACTACAAAATAACAGTAAACATAAGTAACAACCACTGATTTCAACTacaaatttttctcaaaacaGAACGAAAGACCCTCAGTTTGCAGTTTGCAGTTAATTATAAAAGACAAACAACAAAGAGAGTAGAAAAGTACCcagagggggggggggtgaaGAGCCTTTAAAGATGGAAGAGCAACTTACAAGAAAGGCGGTGGCTAATGGCTTGGTAACGAAGCAGAAGactaaaaaaattctcttcGACGACCACAAAATCTAATCTTGGGCCAAGCAAGTAAGCGGAATATATACACatctcataaaataataaaaatgaagaattgtgGTTACATTATGACTGGTCAGTGGTCACTTTTTTTGAACTTCTACGGTTCCCTCTCTGCTTTCTAGGTGTAGAATATTTGAATCTTCCTTCTTCTAATCTTCCCTTTCAGTCAgcagttattattattattattatttttttcaaaataattgcCCTCGCTCGTTGGTGTGCTTACAGATTCGACCTTTGGGGTTGACTTTTAACCGTAgacaagaaaattgataagATTTCGACCAATTTACTCTGATTTTTGGGCCCGCCTAAAACCGAAAAAGATCTTTTAacaagactttttttttataatttgtcaCATTAGTTGTTGCTGGAGTTCTTAGATGCGTCTTTcagttggatttttttttttttttcagaggGAGAGATATTAGAGGAcatcttttatattatttccatttaatatatattatatatataaaatatgtgtacaaaattaaaactttgactattaattatataatattttttttaaataaatgtacgCTGCATTAACTATAGTACGTAGAGGTACTTTAAAATCACTctttcaaaagataaaaaagtaattttgaattgtcaaaaagaaaatagttgtAAGAGAAAGTAACCAGATACcttactaatttttaaatgcatCTATTAAAAActcttgaattatttttaactaaccTAATACTTAATTCtataatggtgtgtttacttgtgACGCTAGgaacttaaaatttagaatgtgAATAATTAATGATGCTTATTTAATGGAATTCGGATCtacataataaatttaaatataattttaaattcaataatttatgtaatattattaaataaaaattatttattattcaacaattaaaaattcaacataaataatatacaaTAACACCATAAAtgcataatttaaaatttcacaacataaatcaatcaaaattataGAGTTAGTTATACTaatacatattaaataaataatttaaatataaaataatacgGATTCgaattagaattttttcaGATTCAGATTTGTCGGATATTTGTGGGTGTGGACCGGATCCAAATTTTCTTGCCATCTCTTCCTTATAAATCATAATGGGCTAAGTGGGCGGTGAAGGAAAATGATTAAGGAGAAAGGGACCAAAGATTCTAACAAAACGGCAAATCTGACTCCCGTTTTTAGCTCAACAAGTGGaaaaccattaaaatttaCCCGTGAAAAAACTACAAACATCAATTTTACCAACACAGAAGAGCTTCTCTTACAACTTTACCAACCAAATCCAAaacaatcaaattgaaaataatggcAAGCTCCTGCAAAATCAAAGCTAGTACCACCGCTCAAAAtcaaagaagatgaaaaagaaaaaaacgaTAGTGTTTTTATAAGATGAGTGTTGTTCCGGTTCGCTGCTGGTGTAAGCGTTGCATTTGGTAAGGTtggagataacaaaataatcgTGGTGGTGTGCGGATGCCCAGTGCGTGCACGCGGGTAGCTTTGCTTGCTTCTGTTTTTGGTATGTACCAGTTTGCTTTTGCTTAAGACGAAAATGAATGAACAAATGAGCGAAAGCCCAAAACGAGAGCCAAATTGTCGTTTTGTCAGCGAGTCGGTCTCAATATCAGCACTCGTGTCAAAGACTCAAAATGAGCGAGTATGATTTCATGATCAAGCTTCAAGCCTGCTTCCAGCCTCTGGGAGACTTCTCTGCATCACCACCAGCCCAGGCTGCAACTTAAATATTCCAAATACCCGGATTATgacattgttttatttaaattcttaatgaaactcaattcctttaatttttaaaagcaagTGGCGTGAGGCAAGGAAATTAAGATAATATAATGGCTGCCCACCTTGACTGGTTGGTGGTACCTTTCACTTTCACATAACTAATAACAAGGTTATCTTTTCACTCACTTAAATTATTGGGAAATAACAAATAAGTCCAATGAATATATTctcataatattttgttattaaagaattataaaatcttatattttacaattttgtattaaaactattaatttatcggTAGTTGAtcattgaaatattaattttgccCTTTactttgataaaatataaaaaattattaataaatttatataatattaaatacaaagtattttattttatttttttgtcaataCCAATTGCATTACGTTTTCAATGATAATTTTGCcctttatatttaatgaaattataactttggttttattttatgtataaaaatatttttacccATGTTACATTAATATGATGTCAGTGATCAATTAATAGTCATGACAGAAAAGTAgtaaatataagatttttgtaattctttaataataaagacTTAAAAGTATAATCATTCTGCCAAGCCACTCCCTCACAAGTGTGAGAGAAGCAATTTGAATTCCCACAGATGTATtgtgaatatttaatttaaatttctttccttaaattttaagtgaAGATAGTCTTCTCTTATGGGCGGAGTTGACATCTCTCGAATATTAAAGAATGTTAAAATTTGGGCAAAATTTGAACAGTGTTATATAAGATTTGATATAAACTTGtttcaataattatatgattgtaaatatcataaGAAATagtcttataaaaaaatgtcttaaaaatataatatttatcataCCTTAATGTTATTTCTCAATAGTTTAAAGGGTCCGCCtaagttacgttaaacgtaacttaCGGCTTGGCTGTGAAATTTCATCCAGCCCCCCATATTCgctgttatttatattatattcataaatattataaaattttttgatttaaaaaatttcatttaaccccttacactcaattttattttattaaaatcttagAGTATGAATTCGccccctataattttaaattctcaaaataacctcatttaattaaaaattttaattattattaattgaattataattataattattattttattataatcataaatatatttatattttttaaatagattattattattattaatcacaagaataaaaagtattacaattaattaatctattaacaataattaataataacttttattaaattaataataattaacgataattattattaataattaatttttgaaaattaatgataattgttCAGAGTCCTAGGAATGCCAATGCCCACCTAGGCTTAGCTAGCAAAGTAGCAACATACCCTCATCACTGATATTAATTGCAGTACTACTTAGTGCCATAATTGTCCAAGTCCTTGTTAGTTTTGAGAAACGTGTGTTTCTGATTTTGTTAAATCTCTTGTTTGGTTAACAAGAAAGCtattgctttaatttcttttgcagCCAGAAGTGAATGCATACAGTATGATATAAATATCGGGCAACTTGTTCAGAGTCAGTCACAATCTATTAacgataattgttaattattattattattcaaaaattaattattaataataattatcgttaattattattattattattaacaatttaataaaaaatattattaattattgttaatagattaattaattgtaatactttttattcttgttattaataataacaataatctatttaaaaaatataaatatatttataattataataaaataatagttataattataattcaattaataataattaaataaggttattttgagaatttaaaattatagggggCAAATTCGTACTCTAGgacttcaataaaataaaattgagtgtaaggggttaaatgaaattttctaaataaaaaattattataatattcatgaatataatataaataacagtGAATATGGGGGGCTGGATGAAATTTCACAGCCAGGCCGtaagttacgtttaacgtaacttaGTCGGACCCTAGTTTAAATAGTTAAACCACTCGGATTAACAAATCAAATGTTTGGCCGCTTCAAAAAGTAATTATCAAGTTGTTGAagtcttttctttatttcatctCTGTTAACTCATGATGCGCATGGTAACGTGATAACGCGTTTTAAAAGTCAcaatgtcaaataataataataataataagttatagttataaaataaaagttgattgTATTTAGTGAACATTCggtttaaattatatttttaacaaaattaattaatacattataaatttatcatcaaACAACAGTGGGATAAACTTTCATTTACTTAAAGCTACAATTATAattgtttaccaaacacttaatAATTGTGGCTTTAAGGTTTTTAAACCACAACTCCCAACAATAGCATCAAACATACCCTTCCTGGATGAAACTTATTTTAGAACTATATTTTCactcttttaattattattattatatataataattttttatttatttatgatagtTAAAGGAAATCATTTGAGCGAAAGAGTAGGTAGATGTGCACATAAGATATTAGTTAGTCCTTATATCCATAATTTACTAAGCTATGAGTTCAAGTTTCCatacaaaaatcaaatcttttattttagttgagATGTGTCTAATATTGGCACACATGTAGTTAAAAACAGTTGTGATATTTAAACCTCCTACAATTTATTTCACCAATCTTAACAAAAATTGAGGTAGTTTACAATTAGAGGAGTcaactgtaatttttttggtgGTCAAACTAAACTAATTTGAAGGACTTTCAAACATAAGAATGAACAATCCTTAACAtgtaatttatcaaaaagaGTTCGGATATACCAAATTAACTtatgaaaatttgaatttggaacgtagataataatttttaaaaaaaagtaatgagaaagggaaattttgaaaataatgctAAATATAGTTAATTGAGAAGTGGGGACTGATGAACTGTATTAAGGTGTTAGGGTACTTCAAAATAAGCTCTAACGTTGGAGTTAAGTGCAAATTTTTAGCCAAcccattaaaaaattctcacaaaaatatattgagTGGAGCTTTAACACTCCCGTAAAATCCTTATAAGTTATAGCAActgtttgaattttctttcctAAAATACCCATagtttaatttacaaaatataaacttatatattaaaattaatcatcttGCCACATaagactttaattttttatttataaaatatttataaatctaGATTCTTATACTTTTTATCAAaatgtttataattataaatataaattatgaaattgaaatggggtgtgtaatatatatatatatatatatataagaataatttatttatgtatttaattgaattttcattcaaattaacaaacgaattaatttaactttaattacttgaataatttcaattaaaaataaattttatgataaatttttaggaGCGTCAAAGGACTACTCAAATAGATTAGTAGGTGtctttaacaaaaacaaaaaagttgtAAAATGATAAGTCTGTAGTTCAAGCCCATTAAAAAGGCCCAAATAAAACAACGGACATATTCTTTTTGGTCGAAGAATGCAGCGGATAATGTCGCGCCACGAGGGATGCGAAACCGACTCTATCGATCGTACGGCGACGGAAAACATGCCAGCGTAATTAGgtttttatttaggtatataaaatattaaggcCAGCTGCTCATATCAAGTTTCGTCTTACCCTAATTTcacgctctctctctctctctctaggGTTTTGTATCATATCGAATCAAAGATTATAAGgtaattgttttctttcctTATATTTCTAACGAaactttataatattttaatcgTATACGTTCtggtatatacatatatgtaatGTTGCTTggtattcatatatatattgaattttagATTCTCACATAATCGTTGGTGAAGGCACGATGTCGAGGCCCATTTTCGTCGGGAACTTCGAGTACGAGACTCGGCAGTCGGAGCTGGAACGTTTGTTCTCCAAATACGGAAGAATCGAGCGCGTCGACATGAAATCTGGTAACCGTATGCTCTTTTTTAGATGATTGACCGAACTGTTGGCTTTCGTTGcattcttttatctttgattctttgaaattatttttataaatttgtttcactaACACCGTATTTATAGTTATGGCTTCAAGCAGTGCTTTATGCCTTTTAgagctaatttatttttccgcTTTAGATAGTGTTCTAACTTAATTTGGGAGTGAAATCTCCAAGACGGTTCTTGAGGAGAAGCTGATGGATATCTTTTGGTTATTGATTGGATTAATGCCTGCTAACTGGCAGTATTACCTATTTAAGATTCTGGGCCATTGTGTTTGCCTTgactgattttatttttttgttattaccGTTGGAATTGTTCATTATAATAGGTGACTAGTTAAGTAATGAAGTGGTGTCCTCCCTTCTGTTAGAAGAGTGTCTTATGAATTACCTTTTCTTTCCATGTTGTTGGGACTCGGGAGATTGTAGTTAGTTTgcatattagtatttttttttggcctttctaattctttgtctttttccgTCGAGTACGTGGATTCATTGGTTGATAgttctccccccccccccccccttttctttcttctctttcttctctttctctttagGTACACGCTCTTCTAATGTTTTCTGTAGTTGGTCTTATGGGTATACTTGCTTTCCTGATAATTGCCCTATTGACATAGTGGCCCACTGCATAAACCTCATAATGTTGATTGTATGGACATAAGACAGGTGTCATGAGTTCCCGGCGCAGGTTCCTGatatgttaatttaaaaaacataagAGCGTTTACATGACTT encodes:
- the LOC102610538 gene encoding calcium-transporting ATPase, endoplasmic reticulum-type: MEEKPFPAWSWTVEQCLKEYNVKLDKGLSSREVEKRRERYGWNELDKEKGKPLWQLVLEQFDDTLVKILLVAAFISFILAYFHSSDSGDSGFEDYVEPLVIVLILVLNAIVGVWQESNAEKALEALKKIQCESGKVLRDGYLVPDLPAIGLVPGDIVELGVGDKVPADMRVAALKTSSLRVEQSSLTGEAMPILKGTSPVFLDDCELQAKENMVFAGTTVVNGSCVCIVINTGMNTEIGKIQKQIHDASLEESDTPLRKKLDEFGNRLTTAIGLVCLVVWIMNYRNFLSWDVVDGWPANVQFSFEKCTYYFKIAVALAVAAIPEGLPAVITTCLALGTRKMAQKNAIVRKLPSVETLGCTTVICSDKTGTLTTNQMSVTEFFTLGRKTTISRIFHVEGTTYDPKDGGIVDWPCYNMDANLQAMAKICAVCNDAGVYCDGPLFRATGLPTEAALKVLVEKMGFPDVKGRNKISDTQLAANYLIDSSTVRLGCCEWWTKRSKRVATLEFDRIRKSMSVIVREPTGHNQLLVKGSVESLLERSSHVQLADGSVVPLDEPCWQLMLSRHLEMSSKGLRCLGMAYKDELGEFSDYYSESHPAHKKLLDPSCYSTIESDLVFVGVVGLRDPPRGGVDKAIDDCRGAGIEVMVITGDNKSTAEAICRQIKLFSGNEDLTGRSFTGKEFMALSSTQQIEALSKHGGKVFSRAEPRHKQEIVRMLKEMGEVVAMTGDGVNDAPALKLADIGVAMGITGTEVAKEASDMVLADDNFGSIVSAVAEGRSIYNNMKAFIRYMISSNVGEVISIFLTAALGIPECLIPVQLLWVNLVTDGPPATALGFNPADVDIMQKPPRKIDDALINSWVLLRYLVIGSYVGIATVGIFVLWYTKGSFMGINLVGDGHTLVTLPQLRNWGECSTWSNFTVAPYAVGGGQMITFSNPCDYFTIGKVKAMTLSLSVLVAIEMFNSLNALSEDNSLVTMPPWRNPWLLVAMSVSLGLHCLILYVPFLADVFGVVPLNLNEWFLVILVSAPVILIDEVLKFVGRNRRLSGKKEKTA